One window of the Sulfitobacter alexandrii genome contains the following:
- a CDS encoding TRAP transporter large permease yields MIAEYLELFLFLAIFFLILLGFPVAFTLAGVALIFAVIGYWLGEFQLRQLSFLPQRIFGTMSSEVLIAAPMFIFMGLVLERSKVAADLLTSMAKLFRGMRGGLALSVVLVGMLMAASTGIVGATVVTMGLIALPVMLKAGYDPRLATGTICASGTLGQVIPPSIVLVFLGDVLTYANQQANLKAGNFAGKSVGVGDLFAGSLIPGLVLVALYAIYIITVAWLKPEIAPIPEPEEGEEGLSRAESLKLLLNGLLPPGLLIIAVLGSILSGIATPTEAAGVGAVGALMLAASRGRPRLAWVFRAGVVAAIGLILLNVFFDLLIQRSDFSPTEQVAVWGAMLLVAVVIVAVLVACWVLFRDGQLAPVAEQTGLITAMIFAVLVGASLFSLVFRGLGGEETVHHLLDALPGGLFGAMVFVMLLMFVMGFFLDFLEIIFILVPIVGPVLILMGADPVWLGVMIAVNLQTSFLTPPFGFALFFLRGAAPASVQTFDIYRGVMPFIALQLIGLALIAVFPALATWLPDYLFSK; encoded by the coding sequence ATGATCGCCGAATACCTCGAACTGTTCCTTTTCCTCGCCATTTTCTTCCTGATCCTGCTGGGATTTCCGGTGGCCTTCACGCTGGCCGGGGTTGCGCTGATCTTCGCGGTGATCGGCTACTGGCTTGGCGAATTCCAGCTGCGGCAGCTCAGCTTTCTGCCGCAACGCATCTTCGGCACGATGTCCAGCGAGGTTCTGATCGCGGCGCCGATGTTCATCTTCATGGGGCTGGTGCTGGAGCGGTCCAAGGTCGCTGCCGACCTGTTGACGTCCATGGCCAAGCTGTTCCGCGGCATGCGGGGCGGGCTGGCCCTGTCGGTGGTGCTGGTCGGGATGCTGATGGCCGCGTCGACCGGGATCGTCGGCGCGACGGTCGTCACCATGGGATTGATCGCGCTTCCGGTGATGCTCAAGGCAGGCTATGACCCGCGCCTCGCCACCGGGACGATTTGCGCCAGCGGCACGCTGGGGCAGGTGATCCCGCCGTCGATCGTGCTGGTTTTCCTGGGCGACGTACTGACCTACGCGAACCAGCAGGCCAACCTCAAGGCCGGGAATTTCGCGGGCAAGTCCGTGGGCGTGGGCGATCTCTTTGCCGGATCGCTGATCCCGGGTCTCGTGCTGGTGGCGCTCTACGCGATCTACATCATCACCGTGGCCTGGCTGAAACCGGAGATCGCGCCGATCCCCGAACCCGAAGAGGGTGAAGAAGGGCTCAGCCGCGCGGAAAGCCTCAAGCTGCTTCTGAACGGGCTGCTGCCGCCCGGACTTCTGATCATCGCGGTGCTGGGGTCGATCCTGTCGGGTATCGCCACGCCGACGGAGGCCGCAGGCGTCGGCGCGGTCGGCGCGCTGATGCTGGCCGCGTCGCGCGGAAGGCCCCGGTTGGCCTGGGTCTTCCGGGCGGGCGTCGTGGCGGCCATCGGCCTCATCCTCCTGAACGTGTTCTTCGACCTCCTGATCCAGCGCAGCGACTTCAGCCCGACCGAACAGGTTGCGGTCTGGGGGGCGATGCTGCTGGTGGCGGTGGTGATCGTCGCCGTGCTGGTCGCCTGCTGGGTGCTCTTCCGGGACGGTCAACTGGCCCCGGTCGCGGAACAGACCGGCCTGATTACCGCGATGATCTTTGCAGTCCTGGTGGGCGCGAGCCTGTTCTCGCTGGTGTTCCGGGGTCTGGGCGGCGAGGAAACGGTGCACCACCTGCTCGACGCCCTGCCGGGCGGATTGTTCGGCGCGATGGTCTTCGTGATGTTGCTGATGTTCGTCATGGGCTTCTTCCTCGACTTCCTCGAGATCATTTTCATTCTGGTGCCCATCGTGGGACCGGTGCTGATCCTCATGGGGGCGGACCCGGTCTGGCTGGGCGTGATGATCGCGGTGAACCTGCAGACATCCTTCCTGACGCCGCCTTTCGGCTTCGCGCTTTTCTTCCTGCGCGGCGCGGCCCCGGCGAGTGTCCAGACCTTCGACATCTATCGTGGCGTGATGCCCTTCATCGCACTGCAACTGATCGGACTTGCATTGATCGCGGTCTTCCCGGCCCTGGCCACATGGCTGCCGGATTACCTCTTCTCCAAGTGA
- a CDS encoding thiolase family protein gives MTETVLAGGLRTALGAFGGSLAGLEMTEMAGRTAAACMADAGIAPEKVDHMVFTTTVPSDRDSLFAARVVGVKSGIPESAGALGVIRACASGLQSLLSAGQQVDSGHSKIALAGGAESYSRAPHAITTLRGGTPRGPAQIEDMLDWAYRCPFSQEYMGDTAENLADDYQYTRDAMDTWGAMSQERALKARDSGFLARQITPMTLESRDGPVVFDTDECPRADATAEKLARLRPAFRKDGRVTAGNASTVNDAAAFMLVGDRTALENEGVAPRARITDWTVVGVPARIMGHGPVPAINALLEKTGLALSDIDYFEINEAFAAVNIHAEAQLGIPRDLHNLYGGGISLGHPPGVTGVRMALTAMQHLEDTGGRRAILSMCLGAGQGMALLMERI, from the coding sequence ATGACGGAAACAGTATTGGCCGGTGGCCTGCGTACGGCGCTGGGGGCCTTCGGTGGCAGCCTCGCGGGGCTCGAAATGACCGAAATGGCGGGCCGCACCGCGGCCGCTTGCATGGCGGACGCCGGGATCGCCCCTGAAAAGGTGGACCACATGGTCTTTACCACCACGGTTCCGTCGGACCGCGACAGCCTGTTTGCGGCGCGGGTGGTGGGCGTCAAGTCCGGGATCCCCGAATCCGCCGGTGCGCTGGGCGTGATACGGGCCTGTGCCTCGGGCCTGCAATCCCTGCTTTCCGCGGGCCAGCAGGTGGACAGCGGACATTCGAAAATCGCGCTGGCAGGCGGCGCGGAAAGCTATTCACGCGCGCCCCACGCCATCACCACCCTGCGCGGCGGTACGCCACGCGGCCCGGCGCAGATCGAGGACATGCTCGACTGGGCCTACCGTTGCCCTTTCTCGCAGGAATACATGGGCGATACCGCCGAGAACCTCGCAGATGACTACCAGTACACCCGCGACGCGATGGACACCTGGGGCGCGATGAGCCAGGAGCGCGCGCTCAAGGCCCGCGACAGCGGTTTCCTCGCGCGGCAGATCACGCCGATGACGCTCGAAAGCAGGGATGGTCCGGTCGTCTTCGACACCGACGAATGCCCCCGAGCCGATGCAACCGCCGAAAAGCTGGCCCGCTTGCGGCCCGCCTTCCGAAAGGACGGCCGCGTGACGGCGGGCAATGCCTCCACCGTGAACGATGCGGCGGCCTTCATGCTGGTCGGGGACCGGACCGCGCTGGAGAACGAGGGTGTCGCGCCCCGCGCCCGGATCACCGACTGGACCGTGGTCGGGGTTCCCGCCCGCATCATGGGGCACGGACCCGTGCCCGCGATCAACGCCTTGCTGGAGAAGACTGGCCTCGCGCTGTCCGATATCGACTACTTTGAAATCAACGAGGCCTTCGCCGCCGTCAACATCCACGCCGAGGCGCAGCTCGGCATTCCGCGCGACCTGCACAATCTCTACGGTGGGGGCATTTCGCTTGGCCATCCGCCGGGTGTCACGGGGGTGCGCATGGCCCTGACCGCGATGCAACATCTGGAGGACACGGGCGGGCGCCGCGCGATCCTGTCGATGTGCCTTGGCGCGGGTCAGGGGATGGCACTGCTGATGGAGCGGATCTGA
- a CDS encoding AMP-binding protein: MQTLFAGLEAAADRWPDRPFLCTPPRPGRDYLPEGSEWTFAEVLEKTRALAETWRAAGWGMGHRVALALDNHPAHVVHFLALNALGVSQVPVNPYYLHHELTYLLEHSEAQAAVALPHNRARLEAAGDLPIVDWDDRTDVTDFAPPPPPVPAADGAPGRNTEIAVIYTSGTTSRPKGAILDTAYAVAAGLSYAEHGGALTLRPGVERIFVPLPFFHVNAGINTLTAALLTGICLIVPDRFHAETWWDDLRATRATAFHYLGIIPPVLMKAPPRPDDATHGLRFGLGAGIDPAIHAAFEARFAVPMVEVWGMTETGRFLAACHEPRKVDTRAFGRPMPGHMEARVVDETGAEVPRGTAGELVVRAPGDDPRAGFFAGYLKNEAATAEVWRDGWFHTGDVVTQDESDMLCFLERSKNLIRRSGENISAAEVEDALIDHPAVGQVAVLSVPDRMRDEEVMAVIVPVAGHAPDHQTATAILDFARDRLAYYKLPAWVVFRDSLPVTGTQKVQKHKLFEPGADPCAHPGAIDLRTEKSNRRKEKA, encoded by the coding sequence ATGCAGACACTCTTTGCCGGACTGGAGGCGGCGGCGGACCGCTGGCCCGATCGTCCCTTCCTCTGCACGCCGCCGCGCCCCGGGCGGGATTACCTGCCCGAGGGATCGGAATGGACCTTCGCGGAAGTGCTGGAGAAGACCCGCGCGCTGGCCGAGACTTGGCGCGCGGCCGGCTGGGGGATGGGCCACCGCGTGGCGCTGGCGCTGGACAACCACCCGGCGCACGTCGTGCATTTCCTCGCGCTGAACGCGCTGGGCGTTTCCCAGGTGCCGGTGAATCCCTACTACCTTCACCACGAACTGACCTACCTGCTTGAGCACTCCGAGGCACAGGCCGCCGTGGCCCTGCCGCACAACCGCGCCCGGCTGGAGGCCGCCGGCGATCTGCCGATCGTCGACTGGGATGACCGGACCGACGTGACCGATTTCGCGCCGCCCCCGCCCCCGGTGCCCGCCGCCGACGGCGCGCCGGGCCGGAACACCGAGATCGCGGTCATCTATACATCCGGAACCACGTCGCGACCCAAGGGCGCGATCCTCGACACGGCCTATGCGGTCGCCGCCGGCCTGTCCTATGCCGAGCACGGCGGGGCGCTGACCCTGCGCCCCGGGGTCGAGCGGATCTTCGTCCCGCTGCCGTTCTTTCACGTCAACGCGGGCATCAACACCCTGACGGCGGCGCTGCTGACGGGAATTTGCCTGATCGTGCCGGACAGATTTCATGCGGAAACATGGTGGGACGATCTACGCGCCACCCGCGCCACAGCCTTCCATTATCTCGGCATCATCCCTCCCGTGCTGATGAAGGCGCCGCCGCGACCCGATGATGCGACCCACGGCCTGCGCTTCGGTCTCGGCGCGGGGATCGATCCGGCGATCCACGCCGCCTTCGAGGCGCGGTTCGCCGTGCCCATGGTCGAGGTGTGGGGCATGACCGAAACCGGTCGTTTCCTCGCAGCCTGCCACGAACCGCGCAAGGTCGACACGCGGGCGTTCGGCCGTCCCATGCCCGGTCACATGGAGGCCCGCGTGGTGGACGAGACCGGCGCCGAAGTGCCGCGCGGCACGGCCGGAGAACTGGTGGTCCGCGCCCCGGGGGACGATCCGCGCGCCGGCTTCTTTGCCGGATATCTCAAGAACGAGGCGGCCACGGCAGAGGTATGGCGCGACGGCTGGTTCCACACCGGGGACGTGGTGACCCAGGACGAAAGCGACATGCTGTGCTTTCTCGAGCGATCGAAGAACCTGATCCGGCGGTCGGGCGAGAACATTTCAGCCGCCGAAGTCGAGGACGCCCTGATCGACCATCCCGCCGTGGGTCAGGTCGCGGTGCTGTCCGTTCCCGACCGGATGCGCGACGAAGAGGTGATGGCCGTCATCGTGCCCGTCGCGGGTCACGCGCCGGATCACCAGACCGCGACCGCGATCCTCGATTTCGCGCGGGACCGGCTGGCCTACTACAAGCTGCCCGCCTGGGTCGTGTTCCGCGACAGCCTGCCTGTCACCGGGACCCAGAAAGTCCAGAAGCACAAGCTTTTCGAACCCGGCGCTGACCCTTGCGCGCATCCCGGAGCGATCGACCTCAGGACAGAAAAATCGAACCGGCGAAAGGAAAAGGCATGA
- a CDS encoding enoyl-CoA hydratase/isomerase family protein produces MSDQGGTITLDRQGPVAILRFGNPDAGYMDPGTESALPGMLDAVEDDPAIRAVVLTGAQDDVFIRHYDVKVLEKRSRKMAERGLTFDTERPVPEPALHQCMRRIETSAKPYIAAINGTAMGGGFELALACDMRFAQAGDYPIGLPEIRIGLLPGAGGTQRLTALIGQARALEFMLLGRTFDPGRAAELGMVNACVDGPVLDHALRIAEELAALSPRALAQIKRLIRRATPDPDALADERTLFCDLMVSPEALELMGRMNSNDSDIRTP; encoded by the coding sequence ATGAGCGATCAGGGCGGTACCATCACGCTGGACCGGCAGGGGCCTGTCGCGATCCTGCGTTTCGGCAATCCCGACGCGGGTTACATGGATCCGGGCACCGAATCCGCGCTGCCCGGCATGCTGGACGCGGTCGAGGACGACCCGGCGATACGCGCAGTGGTCCTGACCGGCGCGCAGGACGACGTGTTCATACGGCACTACGACGTCAAGGTGCTTGAAAAGCGCAGCCGCAAGATGGCCGAACGAGGCCTGACCTTCGACACCGAGAGGCCGGTGCCGGAACCGGCCCTGCACCAGTGCATGCGACGGATCGAAACCAGCGCCAAACCCTATATCGCGGCGATCAACGGAACCGCCATGGGGGGCGGCTTCGAACTGGCCCTCGCCTGCGACATGCGCTTCGCGCAGGCAGGCGACTACCCGATCGGTCTCCCCGAGATCCGCATCGGTCTCCTGCCCGGCGCAGGCGGGACGCAGCGGCTCACGGCGCTGATCGGGCAGGCCCGCGCGCTGGAGTTCATGCTGCTGGGGCGCACGTTCGATCCGGGCCGCGCGGCGGAGCTGGGGATGGTCAACGCCTGCGTGGATGGGCCCGTTCTGGATCACGCCCTGCGCATCGCCGAAGAACTCGCCGCGCTGTCGCCGCGCGCGCTGGCGCAAATCAAGCGCCTGATCCGCCGGGCCACCCCCGATCCGGACGCGCTGGCAGATGAACGGACCCTGTTCTGCGACCTCATGGTTTCGCCCGAGGCGCTGGAACTGATGGGCAGGATGAACAGCAACGACAGCGACATCCGCACACCCTGA
- a CDS encoding TetR/AcrR family transcriptional regulator: MRPRPKQETTEKPATSPRPARGKGGKNRREDILRAAGTLMAAKGYDATSMRDISAAVGMLPGSVYYHFPSKEALFVELHNDVVQTMTARVLAALEGVDDPWERLRLSARAHLEGLIQNDNLVAIVSPQFIGGEKEVAQVVTDHRRTYEQIFRDIFEALNLPEGADPTILRLGLFGSLNWVPVWYEGDGRRSPAEISDQFVATLKSAYAA, from the coding sequence TTGAGACCAAGACCCAAGCAGGAAACGACCGAAAAGCCCGCAACGTCGCCCCGGCCCGCACGCGGCAAGGGCGGCAAGAACCGGCGCGAGGACATCCTGCGCGCCGCCGGTACGCTGATGGCGGCCAAGGGCTACGATGCCACCTCGATGCGCGACATCTCGGCCGCGGTGGGGATGCTGCCCGGTTCGGTCTACTACCATTTCCCCTCCAAGGAGGCGCTCTTCGTCGAACTGCACAATGACGTGGTGCAGACCATGACGGCGCGCGTCCTCGCCGCTCTCGAAGGGGTCGACGACCCCTGGGAGCGCCTGCGCCTTTCCGCACGCGCCCACCTCGAGGGACTGATCCAGAACGACAACCTCGTGGCCATCGTTTCGCCCCAGTTCATCGGTGGCGAAAAGGAGGTGGCGCAGGTCGTCACCGATCACCGCCGCACCTACGAGCAGATCTTCCGCGACATTTTCGAGGCGCTGAACCTGCCGGAAGGGGCCGACCCTACCATCCTTCGGCTCGGCCTGTTCGGATCGCTGAACTGGGTGCCGGTCTGGTACGAAGGCGACGGGCGGCGCAGCCCCGCAGAGATTTCCGACCAGTTCGTGGCCACGCTCAAGAGCGCCTACGCCGCGTGA
- a CDS encoding SDR family NAD(P)-dependent oxidoreductase, protein MNKVEQTANWPGLSGSAALVTGASSGLGVHFAHLLAGQGVRVTLAARRADRLETVCREIRDAGGQADAVEMDVSAPQSVEQALQGRVFDIVVNNAGTTASASALDLDTATIDQIIDINLKGAFHVARTTARAMKDAGRPGTIVNVASILGMRVAGHVSAYAASKGGLLQLTKSLALEWARHGIRVNALCPGYVETDLNRAFFETEAGEALIRRVPMRRLGQAEDLDGPLLLLASDLGRFMTGTEIAVDGGHLVSSL, encoded by the coding sequence ATGAACAAGGTCGAACAGACAGCGAATTGGCCCGGCCTCTCGGGCAGCGCCGCCCTCGTCACCGGTGCGTCCTCGGGCCTCGGGGTCCACTTTGCGCACCTGCTGGCGGGGCAGGGGGTCCGGGTCACCTTGGCGGCGCGCCGCGCCGACCGGCTGGAAACCGTCTGCCGCGAGATCCGCGATGCGGGTGGGCAGGCCGACGCGGTGGAAATGGACGTGTCGGCGCCCCAGTCTGTCGAACAGGCACTTCAGGGCCGCGTCTTCGACATCGTCGTCAACAACGCGGGGACAACGGCTTCGGCATCGGCCCTCGACCTCGATACCGCGACCATCGACCAGATCATCGACATCAACCTCAAGGGGGCGTTCCACGTCGCCCGCACCACGGCGCGCGCGATGAAGGATGCCGGGCGGCCGGGAACCATCGTCAACGTCGCCTCGATCCTCGGGATGCGCGTTGCCGGTCATGTATCCGCCTATGCCGCCTCCAAGGGGGGGCTTTTGCAACTGACGAAATCGCTGGCGCTGGAATGGGCGCGTCACGGCATTCGCGTGAATGCGCTCTGCCCCGGCTATGTGGAGACGGACCTGAACCGCGCCTTCTTCGAGACCGAGGCGGGCGAGGCGCTGATCCGGCGTGTGCCGATGCGGCGGCTGGGTCAGGCCGAGGATCTGGACGGGCCGCTGCTGCTGCTGGCATCCGACCTGGGCCGGTTCATGACCGGCACCGAGATCGCGGTGGACGGCGGCCACCTTGTGTCCTCGCTCTGA
- a CDS encoding phosphotransferase family protein, protein MQDLDESALADWLKDAMPEGEGLSTRRISGGQSNPTWFVTWGDRELVLRSKPTGPILPGAHAIEREFRVMTALRDTPVPVPRALRLEEDPEVLGAPFYLMERLEGRVLSDCTLPGMTPQMRRDTYLEMARTLARLHAVRPEKVGLEDFGRPGNYFERQIRRWTRQYEESETERLPRLDRLARWLSENTPPDDGVVAIAHGDFRLGNLMYHPDRPEVVGVLDWELSTLGHPLADLGFCVIPWHSSPEEYGGILGTGWEDSGIPTRAEFVEEYFRYSDLDAPLLPFHVAFALFRFAVIFIGIADRARRGNAASDEAEALGPLADRFAARALDIPGVG, encoded by the coding sequence ATGCAGGATCTGGACGAGAGCGCGCTGGCCGATTGGCTGAAAGACGCCATGCCCGAAGGGGAGGGGCTGTCGACCCGGCGCATCAGCGGCGGACAGTCCAACCCGACGTGGTTCGTGACATGGGGTGACCGGGAACTGGTGCTGCGCAGCAAGCCGACCGGCCCGATCCTGCCGGGGGCGCACGCGATCGAACGGGAATTCCGCGTCATGACCGCACTGCGCGACACGCCGGTGCCCGTGCCGCGCGCGCTCCGTCTGGAAGAAGACCCGGAGGTGCTCGGCGCACCGTTCTACCTGATGGAACGGCTGGAAGGCCGCGTCCTCAGCGATTGCACGCTGCCGGGCATGACACCGCAGATGCGCCGCGACACCTACCTCGAAATGGCCCGCACCCTGGCCCGCCTGCATGCGGTCCGTCCGGAGAAAGTGGGCCTCGAAGACTTCGGTCGCCCCGGCAACTACTTCGAGCGGCAAATTCGCCGCTGGACCCGCCAATACGAGGAGTCCGAGACCGAACGTCTGCCCCGCCTCGACCGCCTGGCCCGCTGGCTGTCCGAAAACACGCCGCCGGACGACGGGGTCGTGGCCATTGCCCACGGTGACTTCCGGCTGGGCAACCTGATGTATCATCCCGACCGTCCCGAGGTGGTCGGCGTCCTGGACTGGGAACTTTCCACCCTGGGACATCCCCTGGCCGACCTCGGCTTCTGCGTCATCCCCTGGCATTCCTCACCCGAAGAGTACGGCGGCATCCTCGGCACCGGATGGGAAGACAGCGGAATCCCCACGCGCGCGGAATTCGTGGAGGAATATTTCCGTTACAGCGACCTCGATGCGCCGCTCCTGCCGTTCCATGTGGCCTTCGCCCTGTTCCGGTTCGCGGTGATCTTCATCGGCATCGCCGACCGCGCCCGTCGCGGGAACGCGGCCTCGGACGAAGCCGAAGCGCTCGGCCCGCTTGCGGACAGGTTCGCCGCACGGGCGCTGGACATTCCGGGAGTAGGCTGA
- a CDS encoding class I adenylate-forming enzyme family protein yields the protein MTDMLDDPQVYLPDLFATHARHYPRKTAIVCGDDTRTWGDFSANVNRVAHHLIDQGVGKGDMVAVMMGNAIETLEAIFGVVRAGACVVPLSGLLTSDQLGGLLSDSGAVVAIVSDAFRDRVEPLRAGSGAVRHWISHGFSGDGWYPLADVLQGDRTGAPDVRHALTDPFNLIYSSGTTGLPKGILQTHRARLHWAFSNAVEMGFGASSRALVTTPLYSNGTWLMMLPILFAGGTLHVMPGFDAAGFLDIVERERITHTFMVPAQYIMVLDQPALDKADLSSLQTVLSAGSPLRRNTKREVMDRISPGLYELYGYSEGFASILRPHQHDEKFDTVGTPVIGFEVCILDDEGNEMPTGEAGEIAGYGAGIMSRYHGRAEQTAELIWRDARGRTFIRSGDIGMLDEDGFLKILDRKKDMIISGGFNVFPSDVEAIVGQHPEVKDVTVIGVPHDKWGESCLALVIPHDANADSDAILAWCNERLAKTQRLVGVELREDFPRNALGKVIKKELRAPYWEGVDA from the coding sequence ATGACGGATATGCTCGACGACCCGCAGGTCTATCTTCCAGACCTTTTCGCGACCCACGCACGGCACTACCCCCGCAAGACCGCCATCGTCTGCGGGGACGATACCCGGACCTGGGGGGATTTCTCGGCAAACGTGAACCGGGTGGCGCATCACCTCATCGACCAGGGCGTCGGCAAGGGCGACATGGTCGCCGTGATGATGGGTAACGCCATCGAGACGCTCGAGGCGATCTTCGGTGTCGTCCGGGCAGGGGCCTGCGTCGTGCCTCTCTCGGGGTTGTTGACCAGCGACCAGCTGGGCGGGCTTCTGTCCGACAGCGGCGCGGTGGTGGCGATCGTCTCCGATGCCTTCCGCGACCGCGTCGAACCGTTGCGCGCGGGGTCCGGCGCCGTCCGGCACTGGATTTCCCACGGTTTCTCCGGCGACGGCTGGTATCCGCTTGCGGACGTCCTGCAAGGCGACCGCACCGGTGCGCCCGACGTCCGCCACGCGCTGACCGATCCGTTCAACCTGATCTATTCTTCCGGCACCACGGGCTTGCCCAAGGGGATCCTGCAAACGCACCGCGCGCGGCTGCACTGGGCGTTTTCCAATGCGGTCGAAATGGGCTTTGGCGCATCCAGCCGCGCGCTGGTGACGACACCGCTCTATTCCAACGGAACATGGCTGATGATGCTGCCGATCCTGTTCGCGGGGGGCACATTGCACGTGATGCCGGGCTTCGACGCGGCCGGCTTCCTCGACATCGTCGAACGCGAGCGCATCACCCATACATTCATGGTGCCGGCGCAATACATCATGGTGCTGGATCAGCCCGCGCTGGACAAGGCCGACCTGTCCAGCCTGCAGACCGTCCTTTCTGCGGGATCGCCGCTGCGGCGGAACACCAAGCGCGAGGTGATGGACCGCATATCGCCCGGACTTTACGAACTCTACGGCTACTCCGAAGGGTTCGCGTCGATCCTGCGGCCTCACCAGCATGACGAGAAGTTCGACACCGTCGGCACCCCGGTGATCGGGTTCGAGGTCTGCATTCTCGATGACGAAGGCAACGAGATGCCGACCGGCGAAGCGGGCGAGATCGCGGGATACGGCGCCGGGATCATGTCCCGGTATCATGGCCGCGCGGAACAGACGGCCGAACTGATCTGGCGCGATGCGCGCGGGCGTACCTTCATCCGGTCGGGAGATATCGGGATGCTGGACGAGGACGGTTTCCTCAAGATCCTCGATCGCAAGAAGGACATGATCATCTCGGGCGGCTTCAACGTGTTCCCGAGCGACGTGGAAGCCATCGTGGGCCAGCATCCCGAGGTCAAGGACGTCACGGTGATCGGAGTGCCCCACGACAAGTGGGGGGAAAGCTGCCTCGCCCTCGTCATTCCCCACGATGCAAACGCCGATTCCGACGCGATACTGGCATGGTGCAACGAGCGGCTGGCCAAGACCCAACGGCTGGTGGGCGTCGAACTGCGCGAGGACTTTCCGCGCAACGCGCTCGGCAAGGTCATCAAGAAGGAACTGCGGGCGCCCTACTGGGAAGGCGTTGACGCCTGA
- a CDS encoding thiolase family protein, producing the protein MRDVYVLATSCTAFGKRPGDSFKDLTREAYTAVLADAGLENGDVIEQAWFGNCGMGTFGQRNIRGQVCFTPLVREGLFPERVPMINVEGGCATASMAFHGAWKDVASGDMEASLAIGVEKTFVQGDPGRTLEIFEGGIDQLDPEEWHAYYKARGAEAGKPFDPNGAGGTVFMDTYAMQAAWHIKTYGTTQEQIAIAASKNHWHGSMNPKAQYRFEVSVEEALNDREVSWPITRSMAAPVGDGAAAAILVSGDFLARQPAEVRARALKVRASVLTGGKYRDPAEPGLSRVAAQKAYAKSGLSPSDVNLVELHDATSFCEIFQLEMLGFAEDGKGGDLVESGATRLGGRLPVNLSGGLVSKGHPVGATGLSMIHELGLQLRGEAGERQTDSPRIAMAENGGGVIGFDEAACSVILLEAPEA; encoded by the coding sequence ATGCGTGACGTTTATGTACTGGCAACCTCCTGCACCGCCTTCGGCAAGCGCCCCGGTGACAGCTTCAAGGACCTGACCCGCGAAGCCTATACCGCCGTGCTTGCGGATGCGGGGTTGGAAAACGGCGATGTCATCGAACAGGCGTGGTTCGGCAACTGCGGCATGGGCACTTTCGGCCAGCGCAACATCCGGGGACAGGTCTGTTTCACGCCGCTGGTGCGCGAGGGCCTCTTTCCCGAGCGCGTGCCGATGATCAATGTCGAAGGCGGCTGCGCCACCGCTTCGATGGCGTTTCACGGGGCATGGAAGGACGTCGCCTCCGGCGACATGGAGGCCTCTCTGGCCATCGGTGTCGAAAAGACCTTTGTGCAGGGCGATCCGGGCCGCACGCTGGAAATCTTCGAGGGCGGTATCGACCAGCTCGATCCGGAGGAATGGCACGCCTACTACAAGGCGCGCGGCGCCGAAGCAGGCAAGCCCTTCGATCCGAACGGCGCGGGCGGGACCGTCTTCATGGACACCTACGCCATGCAGGCCGCGTGGCATATCAAGACCTATGGCACCACGCAGGAGCAGATCGCGATCGCGGCGTCCAAGAACCACTGGCACGGGTCCATGAACCCCAAGGCACAGTATCGCTTCGAGGTGTCGGTCGAGGAAGCGCTGAACGACCGCGAGGTATCCTGGCCGATCACCCGATCCATGGCCGCGCCGGTAGGCGACGGTGCCGCCGCGGCGATACTCGTGTCAGGCGACTTTCTGGCGCGGCAGCCGGCAGAGGTCCGCGCCCGCGCCCTGAAGGTCCGGGCATCGGTGCTGACGGGTGGCAAGTACCGCGATCCCGCCGAACCCGGCCTGAGCCGCGTCGCCGCGCAGAAGGCCTATGCGAAGTCCGGCCTGTCCCCGTCCGACGTGAACCTTGTCGAATTGCATGACGCGACTTCGTTCTGCGAGATCTTCCAGCTCGAGATGCTGGGGTTCGCAGAGGACGGCAAGGGGGGCGACCTCGTCGAAAGCGGCGCGACCCGACTGGGCGGCCGCCTGCCGGTGAACCTGTCCGGGGGGCTGGTGTCCAAGGGGCATCCCGTCGGCGCGACCGGCCTGTCGATGATCCACGAACTGGGCCTGCAGCTGCGAGGAGAAGCCGGAGAGCGTCAGACCGACAGCCCGAGGATCGCCATGGCCGAGAACGGCGGCGGCGTGATCGGCTTTGACGAGGCCGCCTGCTCGGTGATCCTGCTCGAAGCGCCGGAAGCCTGA